A region of Chitinophaga horti DNA encodes the following proteins:
- a CDS encoding ribonuclease Z, with the protein MFAVTILGNNSALPTPERHPTAQVVTCNDQLVLIDCGEGTQVQLAKFKVRRSRIKHIVISHLHGDHYFGLIGLLNTLSMLGRTEPLFLYAPPELEAIIRLQMECAGTVLNYPFTFTPLLPDQTGVIIREKEFEVSFFPTRHRIPCYGFAFNMQRRKRKILPDQAVAYEIPATFYSRLQDGEDYRRKDGTLVQNDWVTLPPAPGKRYVYCADTVYNEEMVPQLKDADLIYHETTYLHDQLQKATERFHSTSVQAAGLARLANVKRLLVGHFSSKYTDLQPFLDECRPIFPNTDLAEEGVSYII; encoded by the coding sequence ATGTTTGCCGTAACAATACTGGGCAACAATTCCGCCCTTCCGACCCCGGAAAGACATCCAACAGCACAGGTAGTTACCTGCAACGATCAGCTGGTACTCATAGATTGCGGCGAGGGTACGCAAGTACAACTCGCGAAGTTCAAAGTTCGCAGAAGTCGTATCAAACATATCGTGATCAGTCATTTGCACGGCGATCATTATTTCGGGTTGATAGGATTACTGAACACCCTGAGCATGCTCGGGCGCACCGAGCCGTTGTTCCTGTACGCACCTCCGGAGCTGGAAGCGATTATCCGCCTGCAGATGGAATGTGCTGGCACCGTGCTGAACTACCCGTTTACCTTTACCCCACTGCTGCCGGATCAAACCGGGGTTATCATCCGCGAAAAGGAATTTGAGGTAAGCTTCTTCCCTACCCGCCACCGCATTCCCTGTTACGGTTTCGCTTTTAACATGCAGCGCCGCAAACGCAAGATACTGCCCGACCAGGCCGTCGCTTACGAAATACCAGCCACGTTTTACTCCCGTTTACAGGATGGCGAAGATTATCGCCGGAAAGACGGCACCCTGGTACAAAACGACTGGGTCACACTGCCGCCTGCTCCCGGCAAACGCTACGTGTACTGTGCCGACACCGTGTATAACGAAGAAATGGTGCCGCAACTAAAGGATGCCGACCTGATTTACCACGAAACCACCTACCTGCACGACCAGCTGCAGAAGGCCACCGAAAGATTCCACAGCACGTCCGTACAGGCCGCCGGTCTGGCCAGGCTCGCAAACGTAAAACGCCTGCTGGTAGGCCACTTTTCCAGTAAATACACCGATTTACAACCTTTCCTTGACGAATGCCGGCCCATCTTCCCCAATACCGACCTGGCGGAAGAAGGCGTGAGCTACATTATATAA
- a CDS encoding IS110 family transposase, with translation MEQVTYFVGTDVSKDWLDMCIYAKEGILDKQQIKNKPSAVISWLRRTRKLLGYTLQNSLFTMEFTGIYNHHLLAVLVEMGAKVWVIPGAQITESKGLERGKSDQQDAQRIALYAAKNIELVRLWNQPREIVMQLKTLLMLREKHRVTKHRYETTLNESREFNTEATHQMIVANCKPVIELVNSEISRIEKEMKRLIASDQRLEELDGYIQSVDQVGLITSVSMIVTTNEFINIKEAKKYACYSGVVPFMNASGKLRKRERISHKANKNIKKLLHLLAVGSIRGNGELKQYYDRKVAEGKPKMSVLNAIRNKIILRIFACVNERKYYQKDYCYNLDVS, from the coding sequence ATGGAACAAGTTACGTATTTCGTAGGTACAGATGTTAGTAAAGACTGGCTGGACATGTGCATATATGCAAAAGAAGGCATATTAGATAAGCAGCAAATCAAAAACAAGCCTTCCGCTGTCATAAGTTGGCTCCGACGAACCCGGAAGCTTTTGGGTTATACCCTGCAGAACAGCCTTTTTACCATGGAATTTACCGGTATCTATAACCATCACTTATTAGCTGTATTAGTAGAGATGGGTGCCAAGGTCTGGGTGATACCTGGAGCACAGATTACAGAGAGCAAGGGGTTGGAGCGGGGAAAAAGTGATCAGCAGGATGCCCAACGCATTGCTCTTTACGCCGCTAAAAATATTGAACTGGTTCGTTTGTGGAACCAGCCACGAGAGATCGTGATGCAGTTAAAGACGCTGCTGATGCTAAGGGAAAAGCATAGAGTCACTAAGCATCGGTATGAAACAACCTTAAATGAAAGCAGGGAGTTTAATACAGAAGCTACCCATCAAATGATAGTTGCTAATTGTAAGCCTGTGATTGAGCTGGTAAACAGCGAGATCAGCAGGATCGAAAAAGAAATGAAGCGCCTGATTGCCAGTGATCAACGGCTCGAAGAATTAGATGGTTACATCCAAAGCGTGGACCAGGTAGGATTAATTACCTCGGTGAGCATGATCGTGACCACAAATGAGTTTATCAACATTAAAGAGGCTAAAAAATATGCCTGTTACAGTGGCGTTGTTCCGTTTATGAATGCGTCGGGTAAGCTTCGTAAACGAGAGCGGATCTCTCATAAAGCCAATAAAAATATCAAGAAGCTATTACACCTGCTGGCTGTAGGATCAATACGGGGGAATGGAGAGCTTAAACAATATTACGATCGAAAGGTCGCCGAAGGGAAACCCAAAATGAGTGTGCTAAATGCCATTAGGAACAAAATCATATTAAGAATTTTCGCCTGTGTGAATGAGAGAAAATACTACCAGAAAGACTATTGCTATAATTTGGACGTGTCATAG
- a CDS encoding ATP-dependent Clp protease ATP-binding subunit, translated as MDQNFSPQVKEIISFSREEALRLGNDFIGTEHLLLGIIREGEGTAVKILQALNVDLYELRKEVELAIKDKTGKNIANINSLPLTRQAEKVIRVTVLEAKALKSPTVETEHLMLSILKNKENVCTQILQQFDVDYDTFKNELGFVKSTDPKAEFDDPGEEEFEDERKSYASKSKQANAKSKTPVLDNFGRDITKLAESGSLDPIVGREAEIERVSQILSRRKKNNPILIGEPGVGKTAIVEGLALRIVQRKVSRVLFDKRVVSLDLAALVAGTKYRGQFEERMKAIMNELEKNRDVILFIDEIHTIVGAGGASGSLDASNIFKPALARGELQCIGASTLDEYRMYIEKDGALDRRFQKVMVDPPTVDETIQILNNIKPRYEEYHNVSYNDEAIQACVKLSDRYMTDRLLPDKAIDVLDEVGARVHLKNINVPQNILELEKQIEDIKQEKNKVVKSQRFEEAAALRDTEKKLGEDLEKAKAVWEEEVKHKRYPIDEEAIAEVVSMMTGIPVKRMVQAETEKLRRMTDDLKGAVVGQDEAISKVTKAIQRNRVGLKDPKKPIGTFIFLGPTGVGKTELAKSLARYMFDSEDALIRIDMSEYMEKFSVSRLIGAPPGYVGYEEGGQLTEKVRRKPYSVILLDEIEKAHPDIYNILLQVLDDGILTDGLGRKVDFKNTLIIMTSNIGVRQLKDFGAGVGFTTATRVAAEEENTKSVIEKALKRTFSPEFLNRIDDVIIFNALSKEHIYTIIDITMQGVLKRLNNLGFSLELTEAAKGFLADKGYDQQFGARPLHRAIQKYLEDPLAEEILNMNIHNGDVLVADLDGENQKLVFTLKDASTSKSEKSEA; from the coding sequence ATGGACCAGAATTTTTCACCGCAAGTAAAGGAAATCATTTCATTCAGCAGGGAGGAGGCTTTACGCTTGGGGAATGATTTCATCGGTACGGAACACCTGTTGCTAGGTATTATTCGGGAAGGTGAGGGCACAGCTGTAAAAATTTTACAGGCTCTGAACGTGGATCTCTATGAGCTGCGCAAAGAGGTAGAACTGGCTATCAAGGATAAAACCGGTAAGAACATCGCCAACATCAACAGTCTGCCGCTAACGCGCCAGGCCGAAAAGGTGATACGCGTGACCGTACTGGAAGCGAAGGCGCTTAAAAGTCCCACCGTGGAAACAGAGCACCTGATGTTATCCATCCTTAAGAATAAAGAAAACGTTTGTACTCAAATTCTTCAACAGTTTGACGTGGATTACGATACTTTTAAAAATGAACTCGGCTTCGTGAAATCAACAGATCCCAAGGCAGAATTTGATGACCCGGGAGAAGAGGAATTTGAAGACGAAAGAAAGAGCTACGCTTCCAAATCGAAGCAAGCCAATGCAAAATCAAAAACACCAGTTCTCGATAACTTCGGTCGCGATATCACCAAACTCGCGGAAAGCGGCAGCCTCGATCCGATCGTAGGCCGCGAAGCGGAAATCGAAAGGGTATCGCAGATACTTTCCCGCCGTAAAAAGAACAACCCGATCCTCATCGGTGAGCCGGGTGTGGGTAAAACCGCAATCGTGGAAGGCCTCGCGCTGCGCATCGTGCAACGTAAGGTGAGCCGCGTACTGTTCGACAAACGCGTAGTGAGCCTCGATCTCGCCGCACTGGTGGCCGGTACCAAATACCGTGGCCAGTTCGAAGAAAGGATGAAAGCGATCATGAACGAACTGGAAAAGAACCGCGACGTGATCCTCTTTATCGATGAGATCCATACGATCGTAGGTGCAGGTGGCGCTTCCGGCTCGCTGGACGCTTCCAACATCTTTAAGCCAGCCCTCGCAAGGGGCGAACTCCAGTGCATCGGCGCCTCCACTTTGGATGAGTACCGCATGTACATCGAGAAAGATGGCGCACTCGACCGTCGCTTCCAGAAAGTAATGGTAGATCCGCCAACGGTAGACGAAACCATCCAGATCCTCAACAACATCAAACCGCGTTATGAAGAATACCATAACGTAAGCTATAACGACGAAGCCATCCAGGCCTGCGTGAAACTGAGCGACCGTTACATGACCGACCGTCTGCTGCCCGACAAGGCGATCGACGTACTCGATGAGGTAGGCGCCCGCGTGCACCTGAAAAACATCAATGTGCCGCAAAACATCCTCGAACTGGAAAAACAGATCGAAGACATCAAGCAGGAAAAAAATAAGGTCGTGAAAAGCCAACGCTTCGAAGAAGCTGCCGCTTTACGCGATACCGAAAAGAAACTGGGTGAAGATCTCGAAAAAGCGAAAGCTGTTTGGGAAGAAGAGGTGAAACACAAACGCTATCCGATCGACGAAGAAGCGATCGCGGAAGTAGTAAGCATGATGACCGGCATCCCTGTGAAAAGGATGGTGCAGGCCGAAACCGAAAAACTGCGCCGCATGACGGACGACCTGAAAGGTGCAGTAGTAGGTCAGGACGAGGCCATCAGCAAAGTAACCAAAGCGATCCAGCGTAACCGCGTAGGTCTGAAAGATCCGAAGAAACCAATCGGTACCTTCATCTTCCTCGGCCCGACCGGTGTTGGTAAAACGGAGCTGGCAAAATCACTCGCCCGCTATATGTTCGACTCAGAAGATGCGCTGATCCGTATCGATATGAGTGAATACATGGAGAAATTCTCCGTAAGCCGCCTGATCGGCGCGCCTCCGGGTTATGTAGGTTATGAAGAAGGTGGTCAGCTGACTGAAAAAGTTCGCCGTAAACCTTACTCTGTAATCCTGCTGGACGAGATCGAGAAAGCACATCCGGATATTTATAACATCCTGCTGCAGGTACTGGATGATGGTATACTCACCGACGGTCTTGGCCGTAAGGTTGACTTCAAAAACACCCTCATCATCATGACCTCGAACATCGGTGTTCGCCAGTTGAAAGACTTCGGCGCAGGTGTAGGTTTCACGACGGCTACCAGGGTAGCGGCGGAAGAAGAGAACACGAAATCAGTAATTGAAAAAGCGCTGAAACGTACCTTCTCTCCCGAGTTCCTGAATCGTATTGATGATGTGATCATCTTTAACGCACTGTCTAAAGAACATATCTACACCATCATCGATATCACCATGCAAGGTGTGCTGAAACGCCTGAACAACCTGGGCTTCAGCCTGGAACTGACAGAGGCGGCAAAAGGCTTCCTGGCAGACAAAGGCTACGATCAGCAGTTCGGTGCACGTCCGCTGCACAGGGCCATCCAGAAATACCTGGAAGATCCTTTGGCAGAAGAGATCCTGAACATGAACATCCATAATGGAGATGTACTGGTAGCGGATCTCGATGGCGAAAATCAAAAACTCGTATTTACTTTAAAGGATGCGTCCACCAGTAAATCCGAAAAATCAGAAGCATAA
- the dapA gene encoding 4-hydroxy-tetrahydrodipicolinate synthase — translation MQTMLQQQLRGTGVALVTPFSANGAIDWNALEKLIDHVINGGVNYVVTLGTTGETPTLSSEEKLDLIKFTFEKVNKRVPVVVGIGDYNTQDVVKRLQSCPLDEAAAILSVAPYYSKPSQEGIFQHYKAVAAASPKPVILYNVPGRTGRNMTAATTLRIANEVENVIAMKEASGDMVQCMEIVRSKPKDFLVISGDDAVAMPQIACGMDGVISVAANFFAKDFSAMVKAALANNFEEARRLHYNMLEGYDLMFAENNPAGIKAFLAYAGIVENHFRLPVVPVSSELEAKINKYLAAYK, via the coding sequence ATGCAAACTATGTTACAGCAACAACTGAGGGGTACCGGTGTAGCACTGGTTACACCCTTTTCAGCTAACGGCGCCATCGACTGGAACGCCCTTGAAAAGCTGATCGATCACGTCATCAACGGTGGCGTAAACTATGTCGTTACTTTGGGAACAACTGGCGAAACGCCTACGCTTTCTTCCGAAGAGAAGCTGGACCTCATCAAGTTTACATTCGAAAAGGTGAATAAACGGGTGCCCGTTGTTGTGGGCATCGGTGATTATAATACGCAGGATGTGGTGAAACGTCTTCAATCCTGCCCGCTCGACGAAGCCGCCGCTATCCTTAGCGTGGCGCCGTATTACAGCAAACCTTCGCAGGAAGGCATTTTTCAGCATTATAAGGCCGTTGCCGCCGCTTCTCCCAAGCCGGTGATCCTCTATAACGTTCCGGGTCGTACCGGCCGTAATATGACTGCTGCTACCACGCTCCGCATCGCTAACGAGGTCGAGAACGTGATCGCCATGAAGGAAGCTTCCGGCGATATGGTACAGTGCATGGAAATCGTACGCAGCAAGCCGAAAGACTTCCTGGTCATCTCCGGCGACGATGCCGTTGCTATGCCGCAGATCGCCTGTGGGATGGACGGTGTAATCTCGGTGGCTGCGAACTTCTTTGCAAAGGACTTCTCCGCCATGGTGAAAGCCGCGCTGGCCAACAACTTCGAAGAAGCCCGCCGCCTGCACTATAACATGCTCGAAGGCTACGACCTGATGTTCGCCGAAAACAACCCGGCCGGCATCAAGGCATTCCTGGCCTACGCAGGTATCGTGGAAAATCACTTCCGCCTGCCGGTAGTACCCGTTTCCAGCGAGCTGGAGGCGAAAATCAACAAATACCTGGCTGCTTACAAATAA
- the cmk gene encoding (d)CMP kinase, with translation MKKIIITIDGYSSCGKSTLAKQLAKKLDYIYIDSGAMYRAVTLFFIRQDVNWRDEAEVKNALKDVHLEFVYNNNSGQAEMHLNDENVEHLIREMLVAEKVSEIAAIGAVRTFAVAQQQKMGARKGIVMDGRDIGTVVFPDAELKIFMTADPAVRVERRYKELYAKNPNITLHEVKENLELRDYIDANREISPLRRADDAIILDNSQLTMDEQLDLVSQWVEDAIMAHSS, from the coding sequence TTGAAAAAAATAATCATCACGATCGACGGCTACTCTTCATGTGGAAAGAGCACGCTGGCTAAACAGCTGGCGAAGAAACTTGACTATATATACATAGACAGCGGTGCCATGTACCGCGCTGTAACCCTGTTCTTCATCCGCCAGGATGTGAACTGGAGAGACGAAGCCGAAGTGAAAAACGCCCTGAAAGATGTGCACCTCGAATTTGTGTACAACAACAATAGCGGTCAGGCCGAAATGCATCTTAACGATGAAAATGTGGAACACCTGATCCGCGAGATGCTGGTAGCAGAAAAAGTAAGTGAGATTGCCGCGATAGGTGCCGTACGTACTTTCGCCGTGGCCCAGCAGCAAAAAATGGGCGCGCGCAAAGGCATCGTTATGGATGGCCGCGACATTGGTACGGTGGTATTTCCCGATGCGGAATTAAAGATATTTATGACCGCCGATCCCGCCGTGCGTGTAGAACGCAGGTACAAAGAACTGTACGCTAAAAACCCAAATATCACCCTCCACGAAGTAAAAGAGAACCTCGAATTGCGCGATTATATCGACGCCAACCGGGAAATTAGCCCCCTCCGCCGGGCCGATGATGCTATCATATTGGATAACAGTCAGTTAACGATGGACGAGCAGCTGGATCTCGTTTCGCAATGGGTAGAAGATGCGATAATGGCTCATTCTTCTTGA
- a CDS encoding STAS domain-containing protein, translating to MEFKIDTKEKIVIFSPEGEILDANLSASFITGIIRYPDLEGRNLILDLAGIQKTDEKGKEAILAVYRHVYDNGQSCALARLNSDLTDYFTENHPEVLNLAPTLAEAIDLVMMEELEREIGSGEWD from the coding sequence ATGGAGTTCAAAATTGATACCAAAGAAAAAATAGTGATATTTAGTCCTGAAGGAGAGATATTGGATGCTAATTTGTCAGCCTCGTTTATCACGGGCATCATCCGTTACCCCGACCTGGAAGGCAGGAATCTTATACTGGACCTGGCCGGCATCCAAAAAACAGATGAAAAGGGAAAGGAAGCCATTTTAGCAGTCTACCGCCACGTGTATGACAATGGTCAATCCTGCGCATTAGCCCGCCTTAACAGCGACTTAACAGATTATTTTACCGAAAACCACCCCGAAGTGCTTAATCTTGCGCCCACCTTAGCAGAGGCGATCGACCTCGTGATGATGGAAGAACTGGAACGTGAGATTGGCAGCGGAGAATGGGACTGA
- a CDS encoding T9SS type A sorting domain-containing protein — MKYILSILTSCLLCSAAFGQDTVFVPSVSQIGVLTGDPVSIYSNVVNEGTIRTNANAIVNFYGKYWNNVAGSFLLDESADGFSGKGGIFRFLGNNPRYTNIGMQSVFGGYNVAGKSGVMFPNLEIDNTLGVSIADLSDIKVRNNLHFVNGHLFLNGWNLVVGDRQPGTITGFNDKAFVVTGPDIAGGFLYREQVNAAAGDIIFPVGTSISSYAPASLKFNGTVEDFRVRVFDSVYQYATNGPSNRKDFTNKTWHIGHGAQLVSTDLTLQHMDAEEGSEYASYRSNSYVSHFSNNAWDYMDNPEYLPVAGALTSGAALRNSTMQTRRFSDGFGPNEYFAKASVIYGPYSPAIYLYFNAWRLSKYFAQLEWTTTRELNNHTFEIERRFDQDTGFKKVGSLPSLAPNGNSTFKIDYKHADPNQYGGWSYYRIKATSKNGRISYSEIKAVPPFLEVSIWPNPNRGQFQLRVQGNNGPVMVQITNILGQVLHQYELTASAVVQVTNLSKGAYIVVFYDKATHRLMRTEKVMVVDR, encoded by the coding sequence ATGAAATACATTCTCTCCATACTAACCAGCTGCCTGCTCTGCTCCGCCGCTTTCGGACAGGATACGGTCTTTGTACCGTCTGTGTCGCAGATCGGTGTGCTTACCGGCGATCCTGTATCGATTTACAGCAACGTGGTGAATGAGGGTACCATCCGCACGAATGCCAACGCTATCGTGAACTTTTACGGTAAGTATTGGAATAATGTGGCCGGCTCCTTCCTGCTGGATGAAAGCGCCGACGGTTTTAGCGGTAAAGGCGGCATCTTCCGCTTCCTGGGTAATAATCCCCGCTACACCAATATTGGTATGCAAAGCGTTTTTGGTGGGTACAACGTGGCCGGTAAATCCGGTGTCATGTTTCCCAACCTCGAAATAGATAATACGCTGGGGGTAAGTATTGCAGACCTCAGCGACATCAAAGTGCGCAACAACCTGCACTTCGTGAATGGTCACCTTTTTCTCAATGGCTGGAACCTCGTAGTGGGGGACAGGCAGCCGGGTACCATCACGGGTTTTAATGATAAAGCTTTTGTTGTAACGGGGCCGGATATTGCCGGTGGTTTCCTGTACCGCGAACAGGTAAATGCGGCGGCAGGCGATATTATTTTTCCCGTGGGTACGAGTATTTCATCGTATGCACCGGCTTCCCTGAAGTTCAATGGTACGGTAGAAGATTTTCGCGTGCGCGTGTTCGACAGCGTGTATCAGTATGCTACGAACGGCCCATCCAACCGGAAAGATTTTACCAATAAAACCTGGCACATCGGCCACGGCGCGCAATTAGTAAGTACCGACCTTACGCTGCAACACATGGATGCCGAAGAAGGGTCGGAGTATGCATCGTACCGCTCCAACAGTTACGTAAGTCATTTCTCCAATAATGCCTGGGACTATATGGATAATCCGGAATACCTGCCCGTAGCAGGTGCGCTCACCTCCGGCGCGGCGCTCAGAAACTCGACCATGCAAACAAGGCGCTTCAGCGATGGCTTCGGGCCCAACGAATACTTCGCCAAAGCCTCAGTGATTTATGGTCCGTATTCGCCCGCCATCTACCTGTACTTTAACGCCTGGCGCCTGTCGAAATACTTTGCACAGCTGGAGTGGACTACCACCCGTGAGCTAAACAACCATACGTTTGAAATAGAACGCCGGTTCGACCAGGATACGGGCTTTAAGAAGGTAGGCAGCCTGCCATCGTTAGCACCGAACGGTAACAGTACTTTTAAGATCGATTACAAACATGCAGACCCGAACCAATATGGCGGCTGGAGTTACTATCGCATAAAAGCCACCTCGAAGAATGGCAGGATTAGCTATTCCGAGATAAAGGCCGTACCGCCGTTCCTGGAAGTAAGCATCTGGCCTAACCCGAACCGTGGCCAGTTCCAGCTGAGGGTGCAAGGCAATAATGGTCCGGTAATGGTGCAAATCACCAACATCCTCGGGCAGGTATTACACCAGTACGAATTAACGGCCAGCGCCGTGGTACAGGTAACAAATCTGAGTAAAGGCGCCTATATCGTGGTGTTCTATGATAAAGCTACTCACCGGTTGATGAGAACAGAGAAAGTCATGGTAGTTGACCGGTAA